In one Drosophila pseudoobscura strain MV-25-SWS-2005 chromosome X, UCI_Dpse_MV25, whole genome shotgun sequence genomic region, the following are encoded:
- the LOC6902251 gene encoding glutathione hydrolase 1 proenzyme isoform X2, which translates to MVHHSNEDAMNKIPLKSASGLDSDEEKNGGELMQDTAAAEEARREQMRAKLLAWMKKLTIVLICFIGIALISYVIISLCFSDWPKSTPHRNSTTTATATATATAPIIATATIIATASTTTEATATATATAEATEIASSTAPTATATATATAPISTPTAPTARTVYDSTTTKPPTTTISTIEPTTTTTTRTTTTESTTTESTTAESNPSHKTLKTFTLTDEQPQEQPHQDPEEATPIGNLNLLDGSPGGTTTPAEDTLPNVAASTSATAAPTLSTVFADQVKIDTSEKFDSILGVYQKAAVSSDNLECSKIGSDILSRNGSAVDAAIAGLLCNGLLTLQSMGIGGGFLMNVYSRKERHATSIDAREVAPYAAEPDIFDKSPEQSFEGPLSIAVPGEVMGYHEAHSRFGQLPWAELVAPSLKLCETGYHVSKHMARALNLTWSNIKDQEQYQIYLNKETGRPHAAGTVVKPPKQLCESYKLLADNGPLDFYNGTLAKLLVEDLTELGSIVTGDDLQYYSADVVHSITMELGEDTLYVVPPVSSGSVVAHALSILQGYNFTKDDLATEDLRARTFHRFAEAVKFGFAHRSELGDLHFIDVRELVSKLNSPEFGAQNRAKINDSHVLEGPSAYGAQYGTNGDPDGTSHLVVLAPNGDAVSVTSSVNSYFGSGLIGPRTGIVLNNGMNDFAVENNFYGLPASQANIIAPHKRPMSSQSPVLLADKAGEIRLALGAAGGARIIPAVVEVAARVLWFDQDLKTAIDAPRLYHQLMPDVLEYEQGGFSDPLLQLLAKRGHVLKSVSNVLTSVVTAIARNATAVYANADHRKRGGVAGF; encoded by the exons ATGGTGCACCACAGCAACGAAGATGCCATGAACAAGATTCCCCTGAAGTCGGCCAGCGGCCTGGACTCCGACGAGGAGAAGAATGGCGGTGAACTGATGCAGGACACCGCCGCAGCCGAGGAGGCGAGGCGCGAGCAGAT GAGAGCCAAGCTGCTGGCCTGGATGAAGAAGCTGACCATTGTGCTCATCTGCTTCATTGGCATTGCGCTGATCAGCTACGTGATCATCAGCCTCTGCTTCAGTG ACTGGCCCAAATCGACGCCACACAGAAACAgcaccacaacagcaacagcaacagccacagccacagcaccaataattgcaacagcaacaataattgCAACAGCAAGCACAACCacagaggcaacagcaacagcgacagcgacagcagaagcaacagaaATTGCAAGTAGCACAGCaccaacggcaacggcaacggcaacagcaacagcaccaatTAGCACTccaacagcaccaacagcaagAACGGTTTATGATAGCACCACAACaaaaccaccaacaacaacaatttcaacaatagaaccaacaacaacaacaacaacaagaacaacaacaacagaaagcACAACTACAGAAAGCACAACAGCAGAAAGCAATCCTAGCCACAAGACACTTAAAACATTTACTTTGACAGATGAGCAGCCGCAGGAACAGCCGCACCAGGACCCGGAGGAGGCGACCCCCATCGGCAACCTCAATTTGCTGGACGGGTCGCCGGGCGGCACCACCACCCCGGCAGAGGACACACTGCCGAATGTGGCCGCCTCAACGTCGGCGACAGCGGCCCCAACACTGTCCACTGTCTTCGCGGATCAGGTCAAAATCGATACCAGCGAGAAGTTCGATTCCATTCTGGGTGTCTACCAGAAGGCGGCCGTGAGCTCCGACAACCTGGAGTGCAGCAAGATCGGCAG CGACATACTATCACGGAACGGCAGTGCTGTGGACGCGGCCATCGCCGGGCTCCTGTGCAACGGCCTGCTCACGCTGCAGAGCATGGGAATCGGCGGCGGCTTCCTGATGAACGTGTACAGTCGGAAGGAGCGGCACGCCACCTCCATCGATGCCCGCGAGGTGGCACCCTACGCGGCCGAGCCGGACATCTTCGACAAGAGTCCCGAGCAGTCCTTCGAGGGACCCTTGAGCATCGCGGTGCCCGGCGAGGTAATGGGCTACCATGAGGCGCACTCCAGGTTTGGCCAGCTCCCGTGGGCGGAGCTTGTGGCACCTTCGCTCAAGCTCTGCGAGACCGGCTATCATGTGTCCAAGCACATGGCGAGGGCGCTCAACCTAACATGGTCGAATATCAAGGATCAGGAGCAGTATCA AATTTACTTGAACAAGGAGACAGGCAGGCCGCATGCTGCTGGAACTGTGGTGAAGCCGCCGAAGCAGCTCTGCGAGTCGTACAAGCTGCTGGCAGACAACGGGCCCCTGGACTTCTACAACGGCACCTTGGCCAAGCTGCTGGTGGAGGATCTGACGGAGTTGGGCAGCATTGTAACCGGCGACGATCTGCAGTACTACTCCGCGGACGTGGTGCACTCGATAACCATGGAGCTGGGCGAGGACACGCTGTACGTGGTGCCACCTGTCAGCTCGGGCTCGGTGGTGGCCCATGCGCTGAGTATCCTGCAGGGCTACAACTTTACCAAAGACGATCTGGCGACTGAGGATCTGCGTGCCCGCACCTTCCATCGGTTTGCCGAGGCCGTCAAGTTTGGCTTCGCCCATCGCTCAGAGCTGGGCGACTTGCACTTTATCGATGTGCGAGAGCTGGTCAGCAAGCTGAATAGTCCGGAGTTCGGAGCCCAAAACCGCGCCAAGATCAACGACAGTCACGTGCTGGAGGGTCCATCGGCCTACGGAGCTCAGTACGGGACCAATGGTGACCCCGATGGGACCTCTCATCTTGTGGTCTTGGCCCCCAACGGGGATGCCGTCTCGGTGACCAGCTCCGTCAATTCTTA ctttggctctggcctgATTGGACCGCGGACCGGCATCGTTCTGAACAACGGCATGAACGACTTCGCCGTGGAGAACAATTTTTATGGACTGCCCGCCTCGCAGGCAAACATCATAGCACCCCACAAGCGGCCGATGTCCTCGCAGTCCCCAGTCCTGTTGGCCGACAAGGCAGGCGAGATTCGTCTGGCTCTCGGAGCGGCCGGCGGCGCTCGGATCATTCCCGCTGTGGTCGAGGTGGCGGCTCGCGTCTTGTGGTTCGATCAGGATCTGAAGACGGCGATAGATGCCCCGCGCCTGTACCACCAGCTCATGCCCGATGTCCTGGAGTACGAGCAGGGCGGCTTCTCCGacccgctgctgcagctcctggcCAAGCGGGGACACGTCCTCAAGTCGGTCAGCAATGTCCTAACATCGGTTGTCACGGCCATAGCGAGGAATGCAACGGCGGTCTATGCGAATGCCGACCATCGCAAGCGTGGCGGTGTTGCCGGCTTCTAG
- the LOC6902251 gene encoding glutathione hydrolase 1 proenzyme isoform X1: MHSTACGVGASATNLSTLQSSTAAASTGTGTGPGATADALKMVHHSNEDAMNKIPLKSASGLDSDEEKNGGELMQDTAAAEEARREQMRAKLLAWMKKLTIVLICFIGIALISYVIISLCFSDWPKSTPHRNSTTTATATATATAPIIATATIIATASTTTEATATATATAEATEIASSTAPTATATATATAPISTPTAPTARTVYDSTTTKPPTTTISTIEPTTTTTTRTTTTESTTTESTTAESNPSHKTLKTFTLTDEQPQEQPHQDPEEATPIGNLNLLDGSPGGTTTPAEDTLPNVAASTSATAAPTLSTVFADQVKIDTSEKFDSILGVYQKAAVSSDNLECSKIGSDILSRNGSAVDAAIAGLLCNGLLTLQSMGIGGGFLMNVYSRKERHATSIDAREVAPYAAEPDIFDKSPEQSFEGPLSIAVPGEVMGYHEAHSRFGQLPWAELVAPSLKLCETGYHVSKHMARALNLTWSNIKDQEQYQIYLNKETGRPHAAGTVVKPPKQLCESYKLLADNGPLDFYNGTLAKLLVEDLTELGSIVTGDDLQYYSADVVHSITMELGEDTLYVVPPVSSGSVVAHALSILQGYNFTKDDLATEDLRARTFHRFAEAVKFGFAHRSELGDLHFIDVRELVSKLNSPEFGAQNRAKINDSHVLEGPSAYGAQYGTNGDPDGTSHLVVLAPNGDAVSVTSSVNSYFGSGLIGPRTGIVLNNGMNDFAVENNFYGLPASQANIIAPHKRPMSSQSPVLLADKAGEIRLALGAAGGARIIPAVVEVAARVLWFDQDLKTAIDAPRLYHQLMPDVLEYEQGGFSDPLLQLLAKRGHVLKSVSNVLTSVVTAIARNATAVYANADHRKRGGVAGF, from the exons AAGCACAGCAGCTGCATCCACTGGAACAGGAACTGGACCCGGAGCCACAGCAGATGCCCTCAAAATGGTGCACCACAGCAACGAAGATGCCATGAACAAGATTCCCCTGAAGTCGGCCAGCGGCCTGGACTCCGACGAGGAGAAGAATGGCGGTGAACTGATGCAGGACACCGCCGCAGCCGAGGAGGCGAGGCGCGAGCAGAT GAGAGCCAAGCTGCTGGCCTGGATGAAGAAGCTGACCATTGTGCTCATCTGCTTCATTGGCATTGCGCTGATCAGCTACGTGATCATCAGCCTCTGCTTCAGTG ACTGGCCCAAATCGACGCCACACAGAAACAgcaccacaacagcaacagcaacagccacagccacagcaccaataattgcaacagcaacaataattgCAACAGCAAGCACAACCacagaggcaacagcaacagcgacagcgacagcagaagcaacagaaATTGCAAGTAGCACAGCaccaacggcaacggcaacggcaacagcaacagcaccaatTAGCACTccaacagcaccaacagcaagAACGGTTTATGATAGCACCACAACaaaaccaccaacaacaacaatttcaacaatagaaccaacaacaacaacaacaacaagaacaacaacaacagaaagcACAACTACAGAAAGCACAACAGCAGAAAGCAATCCTAGCCACAAGACACTTAAAACATTTACTTTGACAGATGAGCAGCCGCAGGAACAGCCGCACCAGGACCCGGAGGAGGCGACCCCCATCGGCAACCTCAATTTGCTGGACGGGTCGCCGGGCGGCACCACCACCCCGGCAGAGGACACACTGCCGAATGTGGCCGCCTCAACGTCGGCGACAGCGGCCCCAACACTGTCCACTGTCTTCGCGGATCAGGTCAAAATCGATACCAGCGAGAAGTTCGATTCCATTCTGGGTGTCTACCAGAAGGCGGCCGTGAGCTCCGACAACCTGGAGTGCAGCAAGATCGGCAG CGACATACTATCACGGAACGGCAGTGCTGTGGACGCGGCCATCGCCGGGCTCCTGTGCAACGGCCTGCTCACGCTGCAGAGCATGGGAATCGGCGGCGGCTTCCTGATGAACGTGTACAGTCGGAAGGAGCGGCACGCCACCTCCATCGATGCCCGCGAGGTGGCACCCTACGCGGCCGAGCCGGACATCTTCGACAAGAGTCCCGAGCAGTCCTTCGAGGGACCCTTGAGCATCGCGGTGCCCGGCGAGGTAATGGGCTACCATGAGGCGCACTCCAGGTTTGGCCAGCTCCCGTGGGCGGAGCTTGTGGCACCTTCGCTCAAGCTCTGCGAGACCGGCTATCATGTGTCCAAGCACATGGCGAGGGCGCTCAACCTAACATGGTCGAATATCAAGGATCAGGAGCAGTATCA AATTTACTTGAACAAGGAGACAGGCAGGCCGCATGCTGCTGGAACTGTGGTGAAGCCGCCGAAGCAGCTCTGCGAGTCGTACAAGCTGCTGGCAGACAACGGGCCCCTGGACTTCTACAACGGCACCTTGGCCAAGCTGCTGGTGGAGGATCTGACGGAGTTGGGCAGCATTGTAACCGGCGACGATCTGCAGTACTACTCCGCGGACGTGGTGCACTCGATAACCATGGAGCTGGGCGAGGACACGCTGTACGTGGTGCCACCTGTCAGCTCGGGCTCGGTGGTGGCCCATGCGCTGAGTATCCTGCAGGGCTACAACTTTACCAAAGACGATCTGGCGACTGAGGATCTGCGTGCCCGCACCTTCCATCGGTTTGCCGAGGCCGTCAAGTTTGGCTTCGCCCATCGCTCAGAGCTGGGCGACTTGCACTTTATCGATGTGCGAGAGCTGGTCAGCAAGCTGAATAGTCCGGAGTTCGGAGCCCAAAACCGCGCCAAGATCAACGACAGTCACGTGCTGGAGGGTCCATCGGCCTACGGAGCTCAGTACGGGACCAATGGTGACCCCGATGGGACCTCTCATCTTGTGGTCTTGGCCCCCAACGGGGATGCCGTCTCGGTGACCAGCTCCGTCAATTCTTA ctttggctctggcctgATTGGACCGCGGACCGGCATCGTTCTGAACAACGGCATGAACGACTTCGCCGTGGAGAACAATTTTTATGGACTGCCCGCCTCGCAGGCAAACATCATAGCACCCCACAAGCGGCCGATGTCCTCGCAGTCCCCAGTCCTGTTGGCCGACAAGGCAGGCGAGATTCGTCTGGCTCTCGGAGCGGCCGGCGGCGCTCGGATCATTCCCGCTGTGGTCGAGGTGGCGGCTCGCGTCTTGTGGTTCGATCAGGATCTGAAGACGGCGATAGATGCCCCGCGCCTGTACCACCAGCTCATGCCCGATGTCCTGGAGTACGAGCAGGGCGGCTTCTCCGacccgctgctgcagctcctggcCAAGCGGGGACACGTCCTCAAGTCGGTCAGCAATGTCCTAACATCGGTTGTCACGGCCATAGCGAGGAATGCAACGGCGGTCTATGCGAATGCCGACCATCGCAAGCGTGGCGGTGTTGCCGGCTTCTAG
- the LOC6902251 gene encoding glutathione hydrolase 1 proenzyme isoform X3, whose translation MHSTACGVGASATNLSTLQSSTAAASTGTGTGPGATADALKMVHHSNEDAMNKIPLKSASGLDSDEEKNGGELMQDTAAAEEARREQMRAKLLAWMKKLTIVLICFIGIALISYVIISLCFSDEQPQEQPHQDPEEATPIGNLNLLDGSPGGTTTPAEDTLPNVAASTSATAAPTLSTVFADQVKIDTSEKFDSILGVYQKAAVSSDNLECSKIGSDILSRNGSAVDAAIAGLLCNGLLTLQSMGIGGGFLMNVYSRKERHATSIDAREVAPYAAEPDIFDKSPEQSFEGPLSIAVPGEVMGYHEAHSRFGQLPWAELVAPSLKLCETGYHVSKHMARALNLTWSNIKDQEQYQIYLNKETGRPHAAGTVVKPPKQLCESYKLLADNGPLDFYNGTLAKLLVEDLTELGSIVTGDDLQYYSADVVHSITMELGEDTLYVVPPVSSGSVVAHALSILQGYNFTKDDLATEDLRARTFHRFAEAVKFGFAHRSELGDLHFIDVRELVSKLNSPEFGAQNRAKINDSHVLEGPSAYGAQYGTNGDPDGTSHLVVLAPNGDAVSVTSSVNSYFGSGLIGPRTGIVLNNGMNDFAVENNFYGLPASQANIIAPHKRPMSSQSPVLLADKAGEIRLALGAAGGARIIPAVVEVAARVLWFDQDLKTAIDAPRLYHQLMPDVLEYEQGGFSDPLLQLLAKRGHVLKSVSNVLTSVVTAIARNATAVYANADHRKRGGVAGF comes from the exons AAGCACAGCAGCTGCATCCACTGGAACAGGAACTGGACCCGGAGCCACAGCAGATGCCCTCAAAATGGTGCACCACAGCAACGAAGATGCCATGAACAAGATTCCCCTGAAGTCGGCCAGCGGCCTGGACTCCGACGAGGAGAAGAATGGCGGTGAACTGATGCAGGACACCGCCGCAGCCGAGGAGGCGAGGCGCGAGCAGAT GAGAGCCAAGCTGCTGGCCTGGATGAAGAAGCTGACCATTGTGCTCATCTGCTTCATTGGCATTGCGCTGATCAGCTACGTGATCATCAGCCTCTGCTTCAGTG ATGAGCAGCCGCAGGAACAGCCGCACCAGGACCCGGAGGAGGCGACCCCCATCGGCAACCTCAATTTGCTGGACGGGTCGCCGGGCGGCACCACCACCCCGGCAGAGGACACACTGCCGAATGTGGCCGCCTCAACGTCGGCGACAGCGGCCCCAACACTGTCCACTGTCTTCGCGGATCAGGTCAAAATCGATACCAGCGAGAAGTTCGATTCCATTCTGGGTGTCTACCAGAAGGCGGCCGTGAGCTCCGACAACCTGGAGTGCAGCAAGATCGGCAG CGACATACTATCACGGAACGGCAGTGCTGTGGACGCGGCCATCGCCGGGCTCCTGTGCAACGGCCTGCTCACGCTGCAGAGCATGGGAATCGGCGGCGGCTTCCTGATGAACGTGTACAGTCGGAAGGAGCGGCACGCCACCTCCATCGATGCCCGCGAGGTGGCACCCTACGCGGCCGAGCCGGACATCTTCGACAAGAGTCCCGAGCAGTCCTTCGAGGGACCCTTGAGCATCGCGGTGCCCGGCGAGGTAATGGGCTACCATGAGGCGCACTCCAGGTTTGGCCAGCTCCCGTGGGCGGAGCTTGTGGCACCTTCGCTCAAGCTCTGCGAGACCGGCTATCATGTGTCCAAGCACATGGCGAGGGCGCTCAACCTAACATGGTCGAATATCAAGGATCAGGAGCAGTATCA AATTTACTTGAACAAGGAGACAGGCAGGCCGCATGCTGCTGGAACTGTGGTGAAGCCGCCGAAGCAGCTCTGCGAGTCGTACAAGCTGCTGGCAGACAACGGGCCCCTGGACTTCTACAACGGCACCTTGGCCAAGCTGCTGGTGGAGGATCTGACGGAGTTGGGCAGCATTGTAACCGGCGACGATCTGCAGTACTACTCCGCGGACGTGGTGCACTCGATAACCATGGAGCTGGGCGAGGACACGCTGTACGTGGTGCCACCTGTCAGCTCGGGCTCGGTGGTGGCCCATGCGCTGAGTATCCTGCAGGGCTACAACTTTACCAAAGACGATCTGGCGACTGAGGATCTGCGTGCCCGCACCTTCCATCGGTTTGCCGAGGCCGTCAAGTTTGGCTTCGCCCATCGCTCAGAGCTGGGCGACTTGCACTTTATCGATGTGCGAGAGCTGGTCAGCAAGCTGAATAGTCCGGAGTTCGGAGCCCAAAACCGCGCCAAGATCAACGACAGTCACGTGCTGGAGGGTCCATCGGCCTACGGAGCTCAGTACGGGACCAATGGTGACCCCGATGGGACCTCTCATCTTGTGGTCTTGGCCCCCAACGGGGATGCCGTCTCGGTGACCAGCTCCGTCAATTCTTA ctttggctctggcctgATTGGACCGCGGACCGGCATCGTTCTGAACAACGGCATGAACGACTTCGCCGTGGAGAACAATTTTTATGGACTGCCCGCCTCGCAGGCAAACATCATAGCACCCCACAAGCGGCCGATGTCCTCGCAGTCCCCAGTCCTGTTGGCCGACAAGGCAGGCGAGATTCGTCTGGCTCTCGGAGCGGCCGGCGGCGCTCGGATCATTCCCGCTGTGGTCGAGGTGGCGGCTCGCGTCTTGTGGTTCGATCAGGATCTGAAGACGGCGATAGATGCCCCGCGCCTGTACCACCAGCTCATGCCCGATGTCCTGGAGTACGAGCAGGGCGGCTTCTCCGacccgctgctgcagctcctggcCAAGCGGGGACACGTCCTCAAGTCGGTCAGCAATGTCCTAACATCGGTTGTCACGGCCATAGCGAGGAATGCAACGGCGGTCTATGCGAATGCCGACCATCGCAAGCGTGGCGGTGTTGCCGGCTTCTAG